A genome region from Sphingobacteriaceae bacterium GW460-11-11-14-LB5 includes the following:
- a CDS encoding NAD-dependent epimerase, with the protein MKILITGTAGFIGFHLAKRLLERGDVVVGIDNINDYYDVNLKHARLAQTGINHADLVYGVPQVSDKYDNYTFIKLDICDKESLENCFKTYQFDAVCNLAAQAGVRYSLTNPDAYIEANIKGFLNILECSRHFKVGHLLYASSSSVYGLNKKMPFSAHDNVDHPVSLYAASKKSNELMAHAYSHLFNLPTTGLRFFTVYGPWGRPDMALFLFTKAILEGKPIEVFNNGEMKRDFTYVDDIIEGIVRVFDQPAQANPNWNNQNPDPATSAAPFAVFNIGRGAPVNLLDFVEEIEKETGLTAKKIFMPMQDGDVAETSADIDDLKNLLNYEPAVSVQKGVKNFVNWFTTFYHPNLQLVSKTADITI; encoded by the coding sequence ATGAAAATTTTAATTACCGGTACAGCCGGATTTATTGGTTTCCATTTAGCAAAACGCTTATTGGAAAGAGGAGATGTTGTTGTTGGCATTGATAACATCAACGATTACTACGATGTAAACCTAAAACACGCCCGTTTGGCTCAAACTGGTATTAACCATGCCGATTTGGTTTATGGTGTTCCTCAGGTAAGTGATAAATATGATAATTATACTTTCATTAAGTTGGATATCTGTGATAAAGAAAGTTTAGAAAATTGTTTCAAAACTTACCAATTCGATGCGGTTTGCAATTTGGCTGCGCAGGCAGGGGTGCGATACAGCTTAACTAATCCAGATGCTTACATAGAAGCCAACATTAAAGGCTTTTTAAATATCCTGGAGTGCAGCCGCCATTTTAAAGTTGGCCATTTATTGTATGCCAGCTCCTCGAGTGTTTATGGGTTAAATAAAAAAATGCCATTTTCTGCACACGATAATGTAGATCATCCGGTTTCATTATATGCTGCTTCGAAAAAAAGTAACGAATTAATGGCTCATGCTTATAGCCATTTATTTAATTTACCAACTACAGGTTTACGTTTCTTTACAGTTTATGGTCCATGGGGCCGCCCAGATATGGCCTTGTTCTTATTTACAAAAGCAATTTTAGAAGGCAAACCTATTGAAGTTTTTAATAACGGAGAAATGAAAAGAGATTTTACCTATGTAGATGATATTATTGAAGGTATTGTTAGGGTATTTGATCAGCCGGCACAGGCCAATCCAAACTGGAATAACCAAAATCCTGATCCTGCTACATCTGCAGCACCTTTTGCCGTGTTTAATATTGGCAGAGGCGCACCAGTAAACCTGTTGGATTTTGTAGAGGAAATTGAAAAAGAAACAGGATTAACGGCAAAAAAAATATTTATGCCCATGCAAGATGGTGATGTAGCAGAAACATCAGCAGATATAGATGATTTAAAAAACCTGTTAAATTATGAACCTGCTGTTTCTGTGCAAAAAGGTGTAAAGAATTTTGTGAACTGGTTTACAACATTTTACCACCCAAATTTACAGTTGGTTTCTAAAACAGCTGATATTACCATTTAG
- a CDS encoding glycosyl transferase, whose amino-acid sequence MKKNKKRVFDVVLASLCLILFSPLLILIAILVKLDSKGPVIFKQIRVGRNMKDFHLVKFRTMCVTQSNHSLLTIGNHDNRITRLGYWLRKYKLDELPQLLNVLKGQMSFVGPRPEVRKYVNLYNDEQRYVLSVKPGITDWASVEFCNENELLKHAEDPESYYVERIIPAKIKQNMRYINHNDILTDFKIIWLTINRIVIN is encoded by the coding sequence ATGAAAAAAAATAAAAAAAGAGTGTTCGACGTGGTACTCGCAAGTTTGTGCCTAATCCTTTTTAGTCCGCTTTTAATCCTGATTGCGATTTTGGTTAAACTCGATTCTAAAGGGCCGGTCATCTTTAAACAGATCAGGGTGGGGCGAAATATGAAAGATTTTCACCTGGTAAAATTCAGAACCATGTGTGTAACGCAGAGTAACCACAGTTTGCTCACCATCGGGAACCACGATAACCGAATTACCAGACTGGGTTATTGGTTAAGGAAATACAAACTGGATGAACTGCCTCAGTTATTAAACGTTTTAAAAGGGCAAATGAGTTTTGTAGGGCCTAGGCCTGAAGTTAGAAAATACGTAAACCTGTATAATGACGAACAACGTTATGTTTTATCGGTTAAACCTGGTATTACTGATTGGGCTTCAGTAGAGTTTTGTAACGAGAACGAACTTCTTAAACATGCTGAAGATCCTGAAAGTTATTATGTGGAACGCATTATTCCCGCAAAAATAAAACAGAACATGAGGTATATCAACCATAATGATATCCTAACCGATTTCAAAATTATTTGGTTAACGATTAACAGAATTGTCATCAACTAA
- a CDS encoding asparagine synthase (glutamine-hydrolyzing) yields the protein MCGIYGTTIPYSDGIVREKMARISFRGPDYTGVQRYDQVIFAHNRLAIIDLDARSNQPFSYMHLHIVFNGEIYNYKDIRRELERKNYQFNTSSDTEVICAAYLEYGAGCLTRFNGMFAFVIYDTRKNELFGARDRFGKKPFYYAHDHSSFEFASQPSQINIDRGLSVNEEAINQYLIWGYVPEPQSIYAEVKQLPAAHYFKYDLKSHKLKITEYWTLDYGWKNKFEGSYEEAKEALALILADAVKIRMNADVPLGVFLSGGIDSSLIAALATKEIDHVKTFSIKFNEKGFDESAYASQVAKHLGTDHYTIECNYNDGIELIENFNRFYDEPFADSSAIPTMLLSKNTRKHVTVALSGDAGDEAFLGYHRYKWIKQVNSLFYAPHGVRKALAGLINQSPSYRHKLIAMGISMEDVEKLYVKMFGNMENSWVKQPDLAKYNPLMHILANPSKPLLERISDFDIKTYLNGDINTKVDRASMAFSLESRSPLMDYRVMEFSRSLPTAFKYTNGNQKRILKDLLFDHVPAHMFDRPKAGFTMPFQHWFRNELKDYVMDNLSADNLKNIPGIHLKRTQEIINEHMTGKWNRYPQIWKLLVLSQWLIKNKSTTHKVSLVA from the coding sequence ATGTGTGGAATATACGGCACAACCATACCTTACTCAGACGGAATTGTCCGCGAGAAAATGGCAAGAATCAGTTTTCGGGGTCCGGATTATACCGGCGTTCAACGTTACGATCAGGTTATTTTTGCGCACAATAGATTGGCCATTATCGATCTCGATGCCCGTTCTAATCAACCCTTTTCGTATATGCACCTCCATATTGTTTTTAACGGAGAAATATACAATTACAAGGACATTAGAAGGGAGCTGGAACGGAAAAACTACCAGTTTAACACCAGTTCTGATACCGAAGTCATATGTGCAGCTTATCTGGAATATGGTGCCGGTTGTTTAACCCGTTTTAACGGGATGTTTGCTTTTGTAATTTATGATACCCGTAAAAATGAACTGTTTGGTGCAAGAGACCGCTTTGGCAAAAAACCTTTCTATTATGCCCACGATCATTCATCGTTCGAATTTGCAAGTCAACCTTCACAAATCAATATAGATAGGGGCCTTAGTGTTAATGAGGAAGCCATTAATCAATATTTGATTTGGGGTTATGTGCCAGAGCCACAGTCTATTTATGCAGAGGTGAAACAGTTACCTGCAGCCCACTATTTTAAATACGATCTTAAATCCCATAAGCTTAAAATTACCGAATACTGGACTTTAGATTATGGCTGGAAGAACAAGTTTGAGGGCAGTTACGAAGAAGCTAAAGAAGCTTTAGCACTTATTTTGGCCGATGCGGTTAAAATCAGGATGAATGCCGATGTACCACTGGGCGTATTTTTGTCAGGTGGTATTGATTCTTCGTTAATTGCTGCTTTAGCCACAAAAGAAATCGACCATGTTAAAACGTTCTCTATAAAATTTAATGAGAAAGGTTTTGATGAAAGTGCTTATGCCAGTCAGGTAGCTAAACATTTGGGTACCGATCATTATACTATTGAGTGTAATTACAATGACGGTATTGAGTTAATTGAAAACTTTAACCGTTTTTATGATGAGCCCTTTGCCGATTCGAGTGCTATACCCACTATGTTGCTCAGTAAAAATACCAGAAAGCACGTAACTGTTGCATTGAGTGGTGATGCGGGCGACGAAGCTTTTTTAGGTTATCACCGTTACAAATGGATTAAACAGGTAAACAGTTTGTTTTACGCGCCACATGGCGTTAGAAAAGCACTGGCAGGCTTGATTAACCAATCGCCAAGTTACCGCCATAAATTGATTGCCATGGGCATTTCTATGGAAGACGTAGAAAAACTATATGTCAAGATGTTTGGTAATATGGAAAACTCCTGGGTAAAACAACCCGATTTGGCGAAGTATAACCCATTGATGCATATTTTAGCCAATCCGTCTAAGCCTTTATTAGAACGCATTTCTGATTTTGATATCAAAACCTATTTAAATGGCGACATCAATACAAAGGTCGATCGCGCATCGATGGCCTTTTCGCTGGAATCGCGCTCGCCTTTAATGGATTATCGGGTAATGGAATTTTCGAGAAGCCTGCCCACAGCGTTTAAATATACCAACGGAAACCAAAAACGGATATTAAAAGATTTATTGTTCGACCACGTTCCGGCGCATATGTTCGACCGGCCAAAGGCCGGTTTTACCATGCCATTTCAGCATTGGTTCAGAAATGAGTTAAAAGATTATGTGATGGACAATTTATCTGCCGATAATCTGAAAAACATTCCAGGCATTCATTTGAAAAGAACACAGGAAATTATTAATGAGCATATGACCGGAAAGTGGAACAGGTATCCACAGATCTGGAAATTGCTGGTGCTCTCTCAATGGTTAATTAAAAATAAATCAACGACACATAAAGTTTCATTAGTAGCCTAA